cgcctcgcggaATAGAGAAaacatctctctctcttccatgCAGGCGTAGAACTAAGTATATGAGCATAGAGATTTGCTCATGTAGATGAGATGTCAGAGTGTGCATCGCGACTACATTCTGGAATAGCGTGGACCTCCCCCACCCTCAGGCACCCGCCATTCGATGAAATTTTGAGTTGTTTTGATGGCGCAGCATTTGCAGTGAAGACAGTTTTGCGCATTAATCTGAAGCTTCATCTTCTTCACTTTTccgcttcccttcttcgttttttcgtttccgtcccCCGCGCTCGCGCTACTACACCCTTGGCTCGGCTCCTTTTTCGACGCGGGTGCGGTTAGCGgagcgtcttctgcttcaaAGAACTCATAGACCCTAAAAGGAAGAATCAAGAGGCCGACAgtgggaaagagagagaacggggaggAAAAACACAACGAGGCAATTGAAGGGAAAACCATACATAATTCAAACACTCATTTCTACCTCGGCTACACGCTCTCGTCGCAGACGCGTTCGTGATGAACGCACTGCGTCCTCGGTGATGAAGGCGCAGTTCTACACGAGACGTAGATATCCTCGCACGCACATAAATGTAAGCCTGGGTGATGCTAGGTGTGTTTTATGGGCATAATGATATGATTCTGGCTTCCGAAGATACACCTAGCTGTCAACGTCTCTGGGCCAGAGTTAGTACACATCTATGGATGCTAGTACAGACACACGGATTCGTTCAAACCGATATGTGTACATTCGTCTCACAAAGACGAGCGCGTGCAGGAATACGCATTGTGCGCACGTTAAAGGTAAGTAAACCTGGTGCATGCAAATGAGGTGCCGAGTTGCTGTGCAGGCGCGACTGGGTTTTGTGCTGTTGTATCGTCACCTCAGATCTTACTTGGCGGGGCAGAACCGGCCTTCAGGACCAGCAAAGAGACGCAAGGAGACGTCGACGGGCACACGCTCCATGCCGGCGCGAATCTGAcaagccgagaagaaaagcaaaaagaGACCGGAGATACACCCAGAGGGCAAGAGACACGATGAAGACGGACGACAAACAGCCGAGGACTGAACAACTGGCGGACCAGAAACATCAGAGGAAAAAATGTGAAACAGAAAGCAAGAATCAGAGATGCCACtgtcgagagaagaaaatccTTTTGCGTCGAGACATAGGGAGACAGCGTACCACGAGATGAGGAGGCTGATCGTGCTCGTGAGTGGTTCCGCTGCGCGCGAGGTTCTCCAGGAGGTCAAAACTGTTTCAACAACACAAAGAAATTCGACGAAGCAGtgtcgagagacacgcaggcgTAGTCGCCCAAGTGCTTTCTCCCTCACAGAGGACATTCTTGTATGTAGCGAAGGCAAGGTGGGCGACTTCAATCCGATGCTCGCCACGACCAAGATGACCATATATTCCGTCTGTTTTCGTCCCGCTGACGGTGCCCGTCCTTCCATAAACCATCCATGCATATGCCTGCCTCTGCACAATTCCTAACAATTCCTACACCTACATctataatatatatatacatacaaatattTTTTCGATAGTGGTCAGCTTGTGTAACAGAGTATGCTGCCAATCCAGCATGCGAAGTTTAGAGTTTCAAGCGAGAGTGCGTGGAAGCGTCCAACTATGAATCTGGACACGAAAACGTTTCGTGGAAACATCTGTCTGCGTTTGTTGTGGTAGATCCCGGAAAGAGGGCGTACGTTAGACGGCCATCATGAGCTGGGTAGGAGATGGGTTTGTGGTattttgcttcctctgtgtGCTCTCGGTCATGTTTGTCCCATCGGAGGGTCcagcgttctcttccttgcgtcaggcgcgcatgcacaaagGTGCCGATGAGGCCTGGCAACAACCCCCACTGAAAGCACGGCTTGGCGTTTCGGACCTTGTACAGCTCCTCGATAGCCCATGAGCGTCTTAGGCGACGCTCATACTCCTCAAGCTCCAaaccttcgcttccttctctcccttctgcctcCCCGTCTGCTCGCCGCGAGTCCAgcacgggagaagaagaggaaggcgaagaggaagaagaggaaggcgaaggggaagaagaggaaggcgaagaggaagaagaggaaggcgaagaggaagaagaggaaggcgaaggggaagaagagtaaggcgaagaggaagaagatgagagaagaaaggcgtcGGCCAGAGCGTCAGCGGCCACCATGCCTGTCTTCATGGATAAGTGGGTGCCTTTGAGTTTTGGGACATTCAAGAACCCGGCGCAGTCCCCGACCAGCAGGCCTGAGACAGGCAAGAAGCAGCCGGAAAGTGAGAAGGGAGGAGCCCAGAACGACGCATACGAAATCGAGAGATGAAAAGCGGTAGCACGGAAGACACGAACAGCTACTACCACAACTACAGTACGCGGTTACAGGAGAAACTGGAATACGAGACGGAAGCTCGGGAAcgacaaggagagaagccgaaggcgagagagaggacgaagggaatcaaaagaaaaagagagcacgCGAAACACggcaaaggagaaaaggaacaggaagagagcaacagagaacggggagagagagagaagaggaggaaaaggagaacaagcagaagacgagagaagtgaggacagagacgacgcagccGCAGTGAAGGACGAGCCTCCCACAGATGAAGACGTTTTAAGAGAtagaggggaaagaggcggaagaaagagaggaatcCATTTTCGCTTACCACCTCGGAAGGTGAGTTTTGGAATCGCCTGGAAACCTCCTTCGCTGAGGCACTTGGCGCCGTAGGCTACACAGCGCCCGCCGGCGAGGACTGAGGCGATGCGCGGGTGTCGTTTCCATCTCTGAAATTCTTCGTAGGGGCTGCGAAAAGATAAAGAGAAAACTCAGCTTCCGGGAGACAACTTGAACGCGGCAAAGGGGAAAGTCTCTGAGGAGTGGAACACACGGGGATGCTCGCCTTCGCATCTATACACATATCTCTCGGTAAGTATCTCTGTTGTTCTCTTTATTCAGAGGCAACCCAACAACAGCCTGTCGGCCATAAAAGCAGAACTACGGGTTTACCTGTGAACTCACatacgcacatgcacattTACGGCTGTAAGGGAATTTGAATGTACAACTCTatctatgcatgcatgcaaatgtgtgtatatgtgtcgTAAAGGTACACATATTTGTATTTGTTTATGCTTGCGTTTACTTTAGGTAAGGAGTTTTGTAGTCGAGGCCGACAATAAACCCAACGAGGACGCGATTGGCTTCGCCGGAGTGGTACAGAAAGCCCCCTCCATAATTTTTGAGACCGAGAGGCCATCCCACCGTATGCACGACCTTGCCCGCGCGATGGTGTTCTTCTTGCACTTCCCATATTTCCTTTAATCCtgacgaagaaaggagaaaaacgcgagactAAGACTCAAGACGACAATAgcggaaacgcaggagagcACTCTGGCAGcgcggaggaaaagagcccgagaagggcgaagaacaaagagaagcaTCCCGATGGCATGAGTTACAGGACACGATGCCGCGCTCTGAAAATGAAAATACTGCAGCGGCACGGCAACCGGCAAGACTGAGTTGTCTGTCGCGACTGACCTAGTCCATACTGGGGAGGACAAGGGACAGCAGGCTTTTCAAGCATCTCCAGCTCTTCAGTCACCCCTttcgtcctgtctcctgccttctccccgttcgtgtctctccgtttctggaGTTCCCCGCGCAAATCAAAGGCTGCAATAGCAAGCTCCGCGAGCGAGCCTCCACAGCCTTCTGCGAGGACGACTTGGCGAGCAAAGAGGTCTACGCCGGGGACGAAGGtctctcctcggcttccGTCCTTCTTCACCCCCATGTcggctgtacgtacaccgcagaCAACGGGACGGCTACCCGCGTCTCCAAACGCAAACGACGGCAACGTCGACAGGCTGCGAGGAGACtcggaagaggacggaggcgaggcagaggatGCAGAGGTATCGGTACGGAAGGAAGATAAAGGCATGGCAGCAGAGTCGGCCGACGTCTTGACGAGCAAGTCAGCCCCAGCAAAGCCTGGGAAACAGCGGAAAGGCATGCAAGCAACCAAAGGCGTATCAGCTTTGCGACATCAACGCCCGAAACTCAAGTACGAATCCTAGGTGAATAAGTGACAGCAGAAATCCTAACATCGGCGTTGGAGGAGCAGAAACCCAAGGTCTCGAAGGACCCATCGCGCAGCAACTCTGAAACGCCCTCAGCTCTGTCCGACCTATTTTTTCgcaaatatatatttgtCGATGGATGTTTCATGTACATTTTGCGTATCTATTAAatgcctgtgtgtgtgtgtgtggttgcatgcagaggatACCATAAATGTACGCGTGCAGACAGTATGCATTTGCGTCGTGAGGTGCACGCCTGCATTTCGACTTGGCTCTTCtcctgtcgcgtctctccgttccagGCGCGGCacaggcgcgtctcgcgaaGTGGAACGCGGTTCGAACGCGCTGCATGTCTCAGTGTGTCCTCtggtcttctccccccttgGCGATGCGACCAGAAACACGAACCCCAGTTGATGTGCTCGCACGCCGCTGTCCCCGCTCGTTACCTGGATACACTTCGACTCCGTAGTTCTGCTCCGCGACGTCACTCATCCACCTGGTCATTTCCCCGAGGCTGATGACGAAGTTTTTTCTTGCGTTTTTGAGCTCCGCAGGAAGCACCCAGCTGGGCAGACGGAGTGCCTTTTCGTCGTCGAGAAAAACCAGAACTTCGTCCTCCGTTACCAAGGTCCGGACCGGGGGCCCCCCAGCTGTATGCACAGCTTGCGAGGCAGTGGGACCTGCGTTGAGGAAGTTTCCCTCCGCCTCGTTGATGCCTTGCTCAGCGACCGTGAGGGACGCGCGCactgccgcctcgccgaggTCACTGTTGCACAGCGTCTGCAAGACCCTGTCTACGTTCTTCACATCATCTTCCAACCCGTCTTGTCCGAGTCTCTGAGCAGCTTCTGTGTTAGTTCCGTCGGATCGCCCTTGCGCCTGGGTGTCGCCCCATCCGGTTCCGAGCTCGCCGTTCTTGCCGGCGCCTCTTGCGCCTTCGCAGCTCCAGTCTCGCTTGCCTGGACTTTTTTCtgccgcgttctcgccgtccccAACGGAGGACGTCCTTTTCTGCAGACGGGGGACATTCCCCTCCCACAGGTTCCGGAGTCTCTGGACGCTCTCCTGCAGAAACGTGGCAGCCGCGGCCACGCCGCCCGCGCGCTCCGCCGctgaaaaaggagaacggCCCGATAAACCCGAGGCACCTAGGCTGCCTCGCCAGGCCGGGAAGAGCTCGTCGAGGGCGCGGGGCTCGAAGACATTTCCCGAGAGGATGTGCGAGCCGACAGATGCTCCTTTGTCGATGACGCAAACAGACAGCGGCCTGCCTTCGATCTCGCAGCGTTGCTTGAGGCGGATCGCCGCTGCAAGGCCTGCGGGGCCGCCGCCGACGATGACGATGTCGTAGTGCATGCGCTCTCTGGGTACAGCAGCCGAAAAGGAGCGCGCCACAGGCGACGGGTGGAGCCGCGAAGACTCGAAGGACCCAGCAaagcaagagacagaaacagaggacggAGCCCCAAAAACGGACGCACAGGGTGGACGAAACGGCCCTCGGGGAGACGCAGTGGTGAGCGAGCGACGAtccaaaagagaggaaaaggggagagaagagagagatgagagagacgagagagacgagagagaagaggggaaaggggaCCAATGGGAAACAGATGccggaaagagggaagacgggaagaacaagaagtCACGCGCTGGGACGAGAGTCCCGGCGACGCTCTTGAGCCCACACCGGCCAATGAAAAGGCGAAGTGGGGCCATGGCGAGTCGATGATGAACATCAGcaagcagaaaaaagtgtGCAGAGAAGTGATGTGAAAATGGAAAAAGGACGGAAACGGACAAGAAGACTTCaggggaagagcgcgaggtGGAACGGAAGCGGCCAGGCGCTGAtggaggaaaagcgaaacaGGAGCCAGACGGCTCATCAGCAAGAGGCGTTTTCCCGTTCCATTTCGCCTAACAAATCTTCTTCCCccggttttcctctcttaAACATGGATGACCGAAGAACacttctgccttctcgaaACAGTCAGTTCCCTGCGGCCACACGCAACATGTTTCTCTCGGGCTTCATCCTTGGCGTTTTCCCACAGTTGTTTgcggcgaaaaagaagacgctTTCTCACGTGCTCCTTCGTAGGTTTGCGCGTTCAAAACCAACCTCGCGGAACACCGCTGAGCCACACACTCAGCAATATGTGTAGTCAATGTGTGTAGTCCAGAACCGCCGCGCGGAACGGCTGGAACCTCATAAACGCATCGGAGGTATGCTTATACTTGGCCATTTAGAGAAAGATCGGAAGCTAGACACCGACAGAGGGAGGTTGCTGGAAATCGCTCCGGTTTTCTCCTACACCCACAaatgcatttatatatatatatatatatatatattctatgtatatgtatatatatatatatatatatggggaaGTGAATGCAAGACACCAGTTTAGTTCGGTGAAGAACTGAAGTTCCCTCTGTTAAAATTCGCAATTTCCCTGCGTTCGGGTCTCACTCCACGTCGGCTCTGAGTCGCATGTATCGAGAGCAGCCGCATGAGTTCCTTGCCGTCTGACTGCGCTAAATCCCCTAAATGCAGTCGATTTCCGTCGCTGGCTGTTGTTCTACGGCACGTTCCGAGCGCTGGCAGGAGGCAGCAAGAGGCGAGTGGTGGTCCCAATTTGAAGTGGAAAAAGAGCAAAAAATCAACGAAAAATCGACAACACGCATTTCCTacagctgcctctcgccgcaaACACACAGATTCAGGTGTATTTTTAGGGAGTCTAGCGCACGGGTGTAATGAGGCCAGGACGTTCGCCCGAGAAATGGTAGGCGTCTGGACACTTTTTTTAGAAGAACGAACGACAAAAAGCAAACAGCGAGCGATCACTGCCCAACGCTTCAGGCAAGACGCGCAGACTCGGCTGTGTGTCTTTCGAGCGGCGTTCTCGCGCAGTGTGCAGCGCTCTCAGCGTTTTGAGGCTGCGCGTGTCAAcgacgcgagaaagcagCGAAAGCCTCGAAGTCAACAAGAGAGCGGTAGGGTCTCTCGGAAGGAACCAGTTGAGAAACtcgaaggaaaggaaacgaaacgcggtCGGGGAAACGTGCGACTCGCCATCCCTCGAAGCACTGCCGCGCAGACTTCCACGCGAAAGCGGATACGAGTTTCTCACTTTTTCGcgcgcgttcttttcccATTTATCGCGCGTGCATGTAGGTTCACAGCCCCACTGGTCTTTTGAGAAGAGCTGGGAGCGGCCACCACGCTGGAGTCGAGGTGAAAGAGCATTTTGTTCATGCAAATACTTGCTTCGGGTGTGCGAAGACGCCGCCGTTCgtgtgcagagaaaagaaacttTTTATTTTCCAGAGTTGTGGGGTTTTTGCCTGAGAGACACGACTGCCGGCGCAGTGCACAAGCACAAAAACGCGTtcgcgcttccttttctccttttgctTCCGGGACTTCTCTGCGAAACTCCCGGCCTCTCGTTGCCTTTTCCTGAGAGTTTTtggttttctccgtttcctcgtgtgtctctcgccgcgtcgtCAACGCACGCGTGTGTCTGAGTCTCCCGGCGTGCATATTTGTGGCAACAGCCAGGGGGGTATGCAGGAGGAAGTTGCAGCCCTTGTTTTTCTGTGCGCTTCTCACAGAAAAACGCATTCCCGTCCAGATCCTGCGGCCGAACTGGAACCTACCCTCGGAACTGGAGTGTATCCCCGTCGTGCTTTTGAAAGCTCGCCCGTCTTTCCTGGTCGCTCGTCGCCCCCTCTATAAGTGAGGTCTGAAGTTGCTGTCCAGCTTTTGCCTTGCGTCGTTTTCAAGGCTGTTTCCTCCTTTGCTTTTGACCGGTTTCTCCAACGTTTGTCGGccatgtctctctcctctgcctccccgATTTCTCGCGGCGCACGCTCGCTCCAGAGTCGCTTGTCTTTCAAGAGAGGcgacttctcttctccgtcttgccTCGCCAAAGCGAACGGGTTTGCCAAGCGAGCGCTGAATCCCTACGCCTTCTCATCCCTCTCCCTCGGTGTCTCGTCCCATGCCCGCGTGTGtgcggctctcgcctccagcgcgtctcctctccgccacGCTGCGCTCggtgctgtctcctcgcccttcgccCTGCGGGCCAAGGAGGCCCGCGCCCTCACGACTCGCGCCGCTGGGGCTCCACACGCCGCGCCCGACCCTGCCACGGAGGACGGTGTCTCgccgagcggagacagcggcgcgtcCAGAGGAAGCCCCGGCTCCGTCAGCcgcgcagacgaagaagaaggaactgtggagcgaagaaaaaggagcaacgaggagggaaaacgcgagcagGACGAAGCTGAAAGATCAGAGGGCGCCGAAGGCGCCGATGAGGACGCACCGGTGAGTTCCTCCAGAAGGAATTCTCTAAAACTGGACAAAATACGCAATGGGAGAATACGAGAAAAGTGGCAAGGAGGCGCGAAGCTGACGAAGCCTTTTTCTAACACATCGATGCGACACGGATACTCTTGAATTGCTCGAGACGGGGACACCAAACCATCAAAAACccgtccatatatatatataggcgtatatatgtatatataggcatgGAGTCGTCGACAGTATCAAGACTGCGACGTGACGAAACTGGCAGAGAGGCCCTAGAAGCGAACATGGATTCCCTTGGCGAGATCTCTGTCGGTGTATCTACCTCTTAGGTTACCTCGAGAGTTTCGTACGTAACCGTTGAGTTTTATCACCTTCCCACTTCGTGTCGGGGAAAAGTGGCGTGCCGAGAAGCCCGAAGAAACAGGCGTATGGAAAACAAGTAAAACGACGAGTTGAAGAGACACCCCATTCCCCCGGcagccgtctctctgtcccggTTGCTGACGCCCTTCCGTACGGGCAGACCATGAAGCGTGGCGAATCCGTTtctcggaagaaaacggctGTTTTTTGTCGTGTCTCCACGCCCTCCGTTCAGTCCCCGTTTCTCGGCCCCAGCCTCTCTGTtgttctgccttctcgtgtGGGCAACGAGACGCGCCTCGATGTGTAGGCAAGCTGGAGGGCGACCCGTTCCTTCCTCGGCAGGTCTGCACGTGGTTCGgtttttcttgcttctcgATGCGTTTCGCGTATCTAGCCCTTTCTCGTGTCTAatgtttcctctcgtctctcgaaCGTCCGGGTTTCTGGCGCACGGTCAATGTCTTGGTAAAACACTGCAATTCTAAGTGagggtttctctctccgcgtcgtTTGTCGGAAATCGAAAtacctctcttctctttgagATGTTCTCGCAGGCTGTGGAAGAGAAGTACCGACAGTGCTTGGAGGAAGTCGAAAAtttgaagaagaagaaccgcGAGCTCCAAGACAAGGCGCTCCGAGCCTTCGCTGACATGGAGAACGCCCGGATGCGTCACCAAAAAGAAGTGAGGAAGACATCGGGCTTCTTCCTGAGAGCGGTCAAATCGCCAAAGAGAGGGACCAGATCGACCGGATcggaggcggaaaggcgaaCAAGGGACAGTCTCCAGCACGACAGACGGCCCCAGTAGCGTCGCGGTCGCGCTACGGccgagggaaaaagacaccCGAGGCGGACAGAAAAAccaagaaaacgagagaaaaacgtaCTCAAAGGGGGACCAAAATCGAAAAGAGGACTCTCCAGTGTTAAGACTGCCGCTATCAGGGTAGCGCTGGAGCCATTCAAACTCTCCGCATCGAGTGCATCTGCAGGAGCGGACAACGTGAAGATGGATATCTGTGTGTGGACGTAGGTGGGGAGGGATGCTGATTTacccgtatatatatatatatatatatatttgtgtgtgtagGTTCTGTATGTCCATATGGATGCAGTTGTgtcaagagagacacgggtGTATCGACGGGTGCTTCGAATTCGTCTTTTGGTGTCACGTCGGTGCGTATGTTCTCTCTGGCTTTCAGATGGCGTCACTGAAGGAGTACGCGGTGTCTGACTTCGCAAAGGCGATGCTCGACGTGGCGGACGCCATGGCCTACGCAACGAATTCTCTTCACGAGGCGGTCCAGAGCGACTCGTCCCTTTTGGCGGGCCAAGAAGCGAACGGGGCTGTGGATCTCGTCGCGCTCAAGGAAAGGCTGCAGCAAATCTACGACGGCGTCAAACTGACGGAGAATCTCTTGCATAAAACGTTCGATCGGTTTGGCGTCGAGCAATTCGATCCTGTAAggttttcgcgttctcccctcccgtctttccgcttttgtctctccgcccGTCCCTTTGGTACTTtatgtctctttctgctctccgCTGCCGCGCCGAGTGCGCGTCTGTCGCACACGCGCGCTCTTCTCAGTTGACCCCGATAGGTAGAGACGGtagacgaggcgcgcgcaaTCAACAAGGTAAACATCTCCCTGCTTGCGTTTATGTATGGTACCTCTGCGCTATTACATTAGAGAGATGTGCGAACGTGCTGAGGCAGCAGCACGTGGATGCATCCGGCCAGGTCTCTGGTCGTACCGCGTTTCTGACGATCGAATTCTTCGATGGACGCCCGGGGGTCGGATGCGGAATGCTTGGGGTGGCGAGCCTGCACGCGAAAGTTTTTCCTCGTGTGCTCTGGAATGCCTCTCAGGCGGGCGAGAAGTTCAATCCGGCCTTGCACGAAGCTCTCTTCGAGCTCGAGCACCCCAACAAGGTATCCACACGTCCCCCAAACAGCACTCTTACGCATTTCCATGTTTTCAAACGCTTAGCTTCAGACTACTCCGCCTGCGTTTTCGTTCCCGATGTGCCcggtctcgcctctctttcagGGGTCTGAAAAACGAACGCCCACTGACGATTCGAGCCGCGActgcctctcctgcctcgcctgctcgccaaccgagagagagagaggccagaaaaGGCGTCTgttgtcgctctctcttcgcgtctctgttgTGATGCGAAAAGCACACGCGGCGCAGACGTCAAAGCTTAGTCGTGGAGATTGTTCACGCCTACACATACGTGGGGCAGCAGGGACTCCGGTCGTTTTAGGGCGGCATGTGCATGAAGATGTGTACGcgcctatacatatatatatatatatatatatatatatatatatatatatatggcggTATACTCGTATGTATAAATGTTTGTATCCATGTttgtgcatgtatatgcatgtggttgcatctctgtgttttttcagGCCAAAGGAGAGGTTGCGCAGGTCATTCAGAAAGGTTACAAAATTAAAGATCGCGTGCTGCGGGCTGCGAAAGTGGGCGTTGCAAAGGGCGCGCCTAACGCGACGTCTGCTTGACGGGGAGAGACATGAACCATTCCTGTGCGTTTTCCGCTTTCGTCGAACGCAAGCGACAGAGCGCACGCCGCTTCGCGTCGCGGAAACCGTGTTTGGCCTTGATTTTCTCCCCTCTGAGTGTTCAtctcgtgcgcctctctcctcccggTGTCTCGCTAAAAAAAGAGAATGCGGCGCAAGTGGCGAGAGGCCCTTCCGTCAGTGGCCGCATGCGGTGAGGTTCGATGCAGCCCCGCTGGGTTCGTTTTTCGTGGGCTGCGCGGTTGCGGCTGGagaagagctggagagaacTTCCCGCGGCAGTTCCttgtgcgcgtctctcgtgcGTCCGTTCCAGTCTGCCTGTTcgcctttgtttccttcctgtcgGGGTGTTTCTTTCCATCGCGTCCAAAACATGCCGAGTCGTCTTCCGAGGCGAAACGCCCCCCCCGGATCCAGCTCGCGGGAAGCCCCGGATTTAAatgaagagacacaggcaggCGGTTGGATGTGCATGAAGGCCTTcacaggaagacggcgagaagtgTGCCGTTGGGCACCTGTTTGTGTAGAACGGGGCAGCCAGCACCCACTCGTTGGGGAAGGTGATGTGGGTCTGATGCCAGTTTCTGGAAAGTTGGTCTGTGAGCATGCGGCATACTGAGAGCGAAAAGACCAGGGACGGATCCGGCGTGGCGAGCCAGGGCGCCCGGGGTTGCAtccggcgtcttctttgGGTGTCGGTACGCCGAAAACCGGCTAGAGAAGGGAGAGCGCagtgaggagagaaaaggcagtATAGAGAAAAGGCACTGTTCGGCCGCGTTTGTGCAGTTTTCATTCCCGGGTGCCTTTCACTCCTTCGCGAGGGGTACGGCAGTCAGTGCTCACTACGTGAAAAATTTGGTTTTTCTTGGATACCTTTTTCCACGTCTTCATCTTTCTagctcttttttctttccagcGGGAGAGACCCATGTTTCCGTGTCTCGTCCACTTGTTCGACGCAGACGCGTTTGCCGTTCCGCCTTTATGTTCGGCGATGTGTCTCCCCATTTTCCTCCGAAGACACTTTGTGGTGCAAGGACGCGTCGAAGAAACCCTCGGGATAAAACTGTTTGTCGCGAACCCGCCGCGATGAAATGAGCCGGCGAGTACACACTGGGCTGTCCCCGCGGTGTGTTCGCGGCAAGTGCAGCGAAGGAGCCCTCCGAAAAAAACGGTTTCAGACGTCCACTCTCAGACGACAGTGACGCTGTACACTTGCCGAACACTTGCCCCGAAACAGCGTCTCAAGCTGACACTTTTCATACGCAGACGAGCTAGGCACGCGAAGGCAGAGCCGCGCGGCTCTGTGCACTGGtcttgagagagaagacgaatgagcagaaggagaggaacatCTCTCCACAGGTGTCCTGTAGTGGAGGCGAAGCatgggaaaaggagagggaagccAGAGACCCCGAGTGGGTTTTTTTCATAGTTCCGTCATTGCGTCACACTACACGTACAAAGCGCTTACACAAAAACCGGACGGAACTCCCCCGTTGTGTTCACCGTGCTTCTTCCATTTCGTGGGCACTCTTCTCCGCTGAGGGATCAGAAAAGACGTCACCaactttctcctctccgtcgttaTTTTGCGCTGGCTCGGAGCAGTCAGAGGGCTGCGCCTCTTGTTCCTCAACCGGGGCCTCCAACggtcgggtgtctccgtttgttTCATCCAGGCCGTGTTCGTTCACTCCGCTTCGTGTCTGATTCTGTTCCCCTggtttttcttgttctccctcctcttgGGTGTACGCTGGCAGGCTTTcagtctccgcctcctctggcGTGCGTTTGTTCGTCGCTCCGTCGAGTCGGTGCGCGTCACGACGCAGGCCGCAAGGGTCGGGGCCGGCCTCGTTGACGTTCGTCTCGCTAGCGTTCTCGATTCGCGCAGATTCGGGCTCCGTCCCTATCTCGTGACTGACTGAGGATTCCGGAGACGACGTCGGCCGCTTCGACGAGCTGGGTCTCCGTTTAGGTGGAGTGACAGCCTCCTTCGTTGCCTCGGAATAGTTGGGAGACGGTTTCGTCACTTGCCGTTGGGATGTACGAGGACTGCCCCTTTCGCTGTCCGGTGGTTTTTTGGAGAACGACGGAATTCTCTGGGGgagttttttttcttctgtctttgaGGCGCGCCGAGGCGGATGGTTCTGGGGCTTGGGAGGCAGGTAGCGAGTTTGTTTCTGGTTTAACTTATGCTGGAGCGCGTCGTTTTGCGCCGTCAGCAACTCGATTTGTTTCCTTTGCATTTCCACCGTCTTCGCCAGCTCCTCATGGGTGTTGGGACCTTGGGTCGCTTCACCTGGCTGCCGTCCTGTatccgccttcttcc
The sequence above is a segment of the Neospora caninum Liverpool complete genome, chromosome IX genome. Coding sequences within it:
- a CDS encoding putative electron transfer flavoprotein-ubiquinone oxidoreductase, whose amino-acid sequence is MHYDIVIVGGGPAGLAAAIRLKQRCEIEGRPLSVCVIDKGASVGSHILSGNVFEPRALDELFPAWRGSLGASGLSGRSPFSAAERAGGVAAAATFLQESVQRLRNLWEGNVPRLQKRTSSVGDGENAAEKSPGKRDWSCEGARGAGKNGELGTGWGDTQAQGRSDGTNTEAAQRLGQDGLEDDVKNVDRVLQTLCNSDLGEAAVRASLTVAEQGINEAEGNFLNAGPTASQAVHTAGGPPVRTLVTEDEVLVFLDDEKALRLPSWVLPAELKNARKNFVISLGEMTRWMSDVAEQNYGVEVYPGFAGADLLVKTSADSAAMPLSSFRTDTSASSASPPSSSESPRSLSTLPSFAFGDAGSRPVVCGVRTADMGVKKDGSRGETFVPGVDLFARQVVLAEGCGGSLAELAIAAFDLRGELQKRRDTNGEKAGDRTKGVTEELEMLEKPAVPCPPQYGLGLKEIWEVQEEHHRAGKVVHTVGWPLGLKNYGGGFLYHSGEANRVLVGFIVGLDYKTPYLNPYEEFQRWKRHPRIASVLAGGRCVAYGAKCLSEGGFQAIPKLTFRGGLLVGDCAGFLNVPKLKGTHLSMKTGMVAADALADAFLLSSSSSSPYSSSPSPSSSSSSPSSSSSSPSSSSPSPSSSSSSPSSSSPVLDSRRADGEAEGREGSEGLELEEYERRLRRSWAIEELYKVRNAKPCFQWGLLPGLIGTFVHARLTQGRERWTLRWDKHDREHTEEAKYHKPISYPAHDGRLTFDLLENLARSGTTHEHDQPPHLVIRAGMERVPVDVSLRLFAGPEGRFCPAKVYEFFEAEDAPLTAPASKKEPSQGCSSASAGDGNEKTKKGSGKVKKMKLQINAQNCLHCKCCAIKTTQNFIEWRVPEGGGGPRYSRM
- a CDS encoding grpe protein homolog, related, with amino-acid sequence MSLSSASPISRGARSLQSRLSFKRGDFSSPSCLAKANGFAKRALNPYAFSSLSLGVSSHARVCAALASSASPLRHAALGAVSSPFALRAKEARALTTRAAGAPHAAPDPATEDGVSPSGDSGASRGSPGSVSRADEEEGTVERRKRSNEEGKREQDEAERSEGAEGADEDAPAVEEKYRQCLEEVENLKKKNRELQDKALRAFADMENARMRHQKEMASLKEYAVSDFAKAMLDVADAMAYATNSLHEAVQSDSSLLAGQEANGAVDLVALKERLQQIYDGVKLTENLLHKTFDRFGVEQFDPAGEKFNPALHEALFELEHPNKAKGEVAQVIQKGYKIKDRVLRAAKVGVAKGAPNATSA